The genomic region TCCGGATTGTCGATAAGGGCCAGGCAACCGTCGATGACTTCACCGAGGTTGTGCGGCGGGATGTTGGTGGCCATGCCCACAGCAATACCGCTGGAACCGTTGACCAGCAGGTTGGGGATGCGGGTGGGCATGACCGCCGGGATCATTTCGGTGCCGTCGTAGTTCGGCACCCAGTCCACGGTTTCTTTATGCAGGTCGGCCAGCAGCTCGTGCGCCAGCTTGGTCATGCGCACTTCGGTGTATCGCATGGCCGCGGCGTTGTCGCCGTCCACCGAACCGAAGTTGCCTTGGCCGTCTACCAGCAGGTAGCGCAGGGAAAACGGCTGGGCCATCCGAACGATGGTGTCGTACACCGCAGTGTCGCCGTGAGGGTGATACTTACCGATCACGTCACCGACAACACGGGCAGATTTCTTGTACGGCTTGTTCCAGTCGTTACCCAGCTCGCTCATCGCGAACAGCACACGCCGGTGCACGGGCTTCAAGCCATCGCGCGCATCAGGCAGTGCCCGACCGACAATTACGCTCATCGCGTAGTCGAGGTAGGACTGTTTCAGCTCGTCTTCGATATTGACCGGGAGGATTTCTTTGGCCAGTTCGCCCATGAGAAGCCTGATTCCTTTTTCGGGTGAAACTTCGTCGCATCCATATGGGACGAACGAAGCTCGCCGCTGCCGGCACAGTGCCTGACAACGACTTACGACAAATCAACGAGTTATGACACGGATCTGCACGTTATGGGCAACCCCTCGAGGTGGCCCTGGAAACCGCCGGATGTTATCACAATCGCCGCCACGCACCTATCCCCCTGATGCGCATGGAGACTAGTAATTTGACGGATGACAGGCTTGAGGGCGACGAGAGGGGCTCAGAGATGGGGTGGTGCTTTTTTTTGAGGCTGGATCGGAGGTTTTGTTGACTTTAAGGGCCAATCGGGGGCAAGCCCCCTCCCACATTTTGACTGTGTTCACAATCCAAGTGTGGGAGGGGGCTTGCCCCCGATAGCTATTTCACAGGCACCACAGCCCTCAATGCAGCCGCTTACGGCACATCAACCTGGCCAACTTGGCAGTATCCGGCCGCTCGACCACGCCCTTCTCAGTCACGATCACGTCAATCAGGTCAGCCGGGGTGACATCAAACACCGGATTAATAGCATCTACCTTCAAGCGCTGCCCCATCACCTCCAGCAACTCGCCGGGATCACGCGCCTCCAGCGCAACGTCATCGCCAGTAGCCATCATCAGGTCGAGGGTCGAGCTCGGAGCCACCACCATGAAGCGCACGCCGTGGTGCATGGCGCAGACGGCCAGCTGATAAGTGCCAATCTTGCTGACCACATCGCCATTGGCGGCAATGCAGTCGGCGCCGACAATTACCCAGGTCACGCCCTTGGTCTTGAGGATATGCGCCCCCGCCGAGTCGGCATTCACCGTCACCGGGATGCCGTCGCCCGCAAGTTCCCAGGCAGTCAGCCGCGAGCCTTGCAGCCAGGGCCGGGTCTCGTTGACATAGACTTGCTCGACCAACCCTTCAAGGAACGCTGCGCGAATGACCCCGAGGGCCGTGCCGACGCCGCCCGTGGCCAAAGCGCCGGTATTGCCATGAGTCAGGATCGCCTGGGCGTTGCCCTGGTGCTTGCGAATCCGCTCCACGCCTAGCTGGGCCATAACGAAATTGGCCTCCCGGTCGCTTTCATGGATCGCAATGGCTTCGGCTTCCAGCACCGCCAGCGGATCGGCGTGTTTCTTGAGGCGGTCCAGGCGGTCGCGCATGCGTTGCAAGGCCCAGAACAGGTTCGACGCAGTGGGTCGGGTATCGGCTAACAGTGCGTAGTCTTCTTCCCAGGCAGCCTGCCAGTCACCGCCTTGAGCGATGCGCTCACGGGCAGCCAGCACCAGGCCATACGCGGCGCAGATGCCAATGGCCGGCGCGCCCCGTACCAGCATCGAGCGGATGGCATCGGCCACTGCCTCTACGGTACGGCAGGCTACCCAGTTTTCCTGGGACGGCAAAACACGTTGATCGAGCAGATACAGCGCGCCATCACGCCAATCGATGGCCTTCACGTTCTCTGCAGCCAACAGTCGGTCGCGCATCCCTTACCCCGCACTCATGAACAAAAGCCGCGGATTATAGCGATCCGCCAGCCAGGACGCTCGGGTATACTTCGCCCTTCTTTTATAGCTGCCTGGGAAGAAGCCTGCGATGACCACCTCTGCCGCCCCGCTCGACTTGCTGCTGCTGCCGACCTGGCTGGTACCCGTCGAACCTGCTGGCGTGGTGCTCAAGGAGCATGGCCTGGGCATCCGCGATGGGTGCATTGCCTTTATCGGCCCGCGGGCGGCGGCGTTGAAGCTTGCGGCCAAGGAAGTGCGCGAGCTGCCCGGCATGCTGCTCAGCCCCGGTTTGATCAACGCCCACGGCCATGCAGCAATGAGCCTGTTCCGTGGCCTGGCCGACGACCTGCCGCTGATGACCTGGCTGGAAAAACACATCTGGCCCGCTGAAGCCAAGTGGGTCGATGAAGCCTTCGTGCGCGACGGTACCAACCTGGCCATCGCCGAGCAGCTCAAGGGCGGCATCACCTGCTTTTGCGACATGTACTTCTACCCCAAGGTCGCCAGCGACTGCGTGCACACCAGCGGCATGCGTGCACAGATCGCGATGCCGATCCTCGATTTCCCGATCCCCGGCGCCAGCAGCGCTGACGAGGCGCTTCGCCAGGCTATCGAGCTGTTCGGCGACCTCAAGCATCACCCGCGCATCAAGATCGCCTTTGGCCCTCACGCGCCCTACACCTTGAGCGATGCCAATTTGGAGAAAATCCGCGTGGTTGCCGAGGAGCTGGACGCCACGATCCATATGCATGTGCATGAAACCGCCTTCGAAGTGCAGCAAGCCGTGGAGCAGACCGGCGAGCGGCCATTGGCGCGCCTGGGTCGCCTCGGCTTGCTGGGGCCGCGCTTCCAGGCCGTTCATATGACCCAAATCAGCGAGGATGACCTGGCTTTACTGGTAGAAAGCAACACCAGTGTTATCCATTGCCCGGAATCGAACCTGAAACTGGCCAGCGGCTTTTGCCCGGTGGAGCGCTTGTGGCAGGCTGGGGTCAATGTGGCCATCGGCACCGACGGCGCCGCCAGCAACAATGACCTGGACCTGCTGGGCGAAACCCGCACCGCCGCGATGTTGGCCAAGGCCGTCGCCGGTTCGGCCACCGCCCTGGATGCGCACCGCGCCCTGCGTATGGCGACCCTCAACGGTGCGCGGGCCATGGGCCTGGAAAGCCAGATTGGCTCGCTGGAGGTGGGCAAGGCAGCAGACATGGTCGCCTTTGATTTGTCGGGGCTGGCGCAACAACCGATCTACGATCCGGTCTCACAGCTTATATATGCCACCGGGCGCGATTGCGTGAAACACCTTTGGGTCGCCGGCAAGCCATTGCTCGACGATCGGCAACTGACCCGCATGGATGAACAACAGTTGACCGCCACGGCCATTGCCTGGGGCCAACGCATCAGCGGGCACAGCGAATAAGGAAGGTGCTGGCCCCCTGCGTTCAGCACCGACATACCGATTTATCAGATTCTAGAGGATTCACCATGAGCAACGTCGACCACGCCGAAATCGCCAAGTTCGAAGCCCTGGCCCACCGCTGGTGGGACCGCGAAAGCGAGTTCAAGCCCCTGCACGACATCAACCCGCTGCGGGTCAACTGGATTGACGAACGCGTCAACCTGGCCGGCAAGAAGGTGCTGGACGTCGGTTGCGGCGGCGGCATCCTCAGCGAAGCCATGGCCCAGCGCGGCGCCACGGTGATGGGCATCGACATGGGCGAAGCGCCCCTGGCCGTGGCCCAGTTGCACCAGCTGGAATCCGGCGTGAGCGTGGAATACCGCCAGATCACCGCCGAAGCCCTGGCCGAGGAAATGCCCGAGCACTTCGACGTGGTCACCTGCCTGGAGATGCTGGAGCACGTACCCGACCCATCCTCGGTGATCCGTGCGTGTTTCCGCATGGTCAAGCCCGGCGGCCAGGTGTTTTTCTCCACCATCAACCGCAACCCCAAGGCTTACCTGTTCGCGATCATCGGCGCCGAATACATCATGAAGCTGCTGCCCCGCGGCACCCATGACTTCAAGAAATTCATCCGCCCCTCCGAGCTGGGCGCGTGGAGCCGACAGGCCGGGCTGACCGTCAAGGACATCATCGGCCTGACCTACAACCCGCTGACCAAGCACTACAAACTGGCCAGCGACGTTGACGTCAACTACATGATCCAGACCCTGCGCGAGGAGTAAGCCTGTGAAGTTGCGAGCGGTTCTCTTCGACATGGACGGTACCCTGCTGGATACCGCGCCGGACTTTATCGCCATCTGCCAGGCCATGCGCGCCGACCGGGGCTTGGAGCCGATCACCCCGCAGCACATCCGCGATGAGATCTCCGGCGGTGCGCGGGCGATGGTTGCCGTAACCTTTTCAATGGACCCTGAATCACCCGGCTTTGAAGCACTGCGCCTGGAATTCCTCGAGCGCTACCTCAAGGACTGTGCGGTTCACAGCAAACTGTTCGACGGCATGGCTGAGCTGCTGGAAGACATCGAGAAAGCCAAGCTGATCTGGGGCGTGGTCACCAACAAGCCCGTGCGCTTTGCCGAACCGATCATGCAGCGACTGGGTCTGGCCGAGCGCTCGGCTGTGCTGATCTGCCCAGACCACGTGAAAAACAGCAAGCCGGACCCCGAGCCGATGATCCTTGCGTGCGAAAGGCTCGGCCTGGACCCGGCCAGTGTGTTGTTCGTAGGTGATGACCTGCGCGATATCGAGTCTGGTCGCGGCGCCGGTACCCGCACGGCGGCGGTGACCTACGGCTATATCCACCCGGATGACAACCCACGTCACTGGGGTGCGGATGTGGTGGTGGACCACCCGCTGGAACTGCGTAAAGTGCTGGATAACGCGCTGTGCAGTTGCTGATGGCTTGCCGTTCTTACTGACCGATGACGATCCAAATGTGGGAGGGGGCTTGCCCCCGATAGCAGTGTGTCAGTCACTGCATTTACTGACTGATCCACAGCCATCGGGGGCAAGCCCCCTCCCACATTGGATCTTCACTGGGTTCAAGATTGGTGTTTGTGACCTACTGAATTTTGTCGAGGCTATTTATGTTTGATTACTCCGCACCTCCAGAACTGCTCAACGGCCGAGTCATCCTGGTCACCGGCGCCGGTCGCGGGATCGGCGCGGCAGCCGCCAAGACCTATGCCGCCCATGGCGCTACCGTGCTGTTGCTGGGCAAGACCGAAGCCAACCTGGCCCAGGTCTATGACGAGATCGAAGCCGCCGGTCACCCGCAACCGGTGGTGATCCCGTTCAACCTGGAGACCGCCCTGCCCCATCAGTACGATGAGTTGGCGGCGATGATCGAAAAGGAATTCGGCCACCTCGACGGCCTGCTGCACAACGCCTCGATCATTGGCCCGCGCACGCCCATCGAGCAGTTGTCCGGCGAGAATTTCATGCGGGTGATGCATGTGAACGTCAACGCGATGTTCATGCTGACCGCCACCTTGCTGCCGTTGCTCAAGCTGTCCCAGGATGCATCGGTGGTGTTCACATCCAGCAGCGTCGGGCGCAAGGGCCGCGCCTATTGGGGCGCCTATGGTGTGTCGAAATTCGCCACCGAAGGGCTGATGCAGACCCTGGCCGATGAGCTTGAGGATGTGGCGGCAGTACGCTCGAACAGCATCAACCCCGGCGGCACACGCACCAGCATGCGGGCCCAGGCGTATCCGGGGGAGAACCCGATGGAACGGCCGGCGCCGGAAGAGATCATGCCGGTGTACCTGTACCTGATGGGGCCGGACAGCGCAGGCATCAATGGGCAGGCGTTTGACGCGCAATAATAGACATACATAAGTATTAAATGTGGGAGGGGGCTTGCTCCCGATAGCGGTGGGTCAGCCAATAAATGCATTGACTGACACTCAGCTATCGGGAGCAAGCCCCCTCCCACATTTGTATTGTGGTGTTCTCTGGAACCTAGTTTTTCACGACCTCTTCAAGGGTGAAGCGGCCCAATGGATTCTGCAGAAAGTTGCTCACATTCTTGCGTGAGATGTTGATATACGGGCTGTAGTACAGGTCAATCCAGTTCACATCCTGTTTCGCCAGCTTCTGCAACTCCACATACATCTGCTCGCGCTTGGCCGGGTCAGCCTCCACCCGTGCAGCCGCGACCAACGCCTTGACCTTGTCGTTCTTGTAGCGGGTCATGTAGTTCTGGTTGGTGTCGTGGCCCAGGACGAAGGTGGTCTTCTGGTCCGGGTCGAGGATGTCGTTGGTCCAGTACATCACCGAAATATCGTACTCACCGTCCACCAGCATCTGCCAACTTTGGGTCGGGTCGACCTTTTGCAGGTTGGCGGTCACGCCGACCTTGGCCAGCTGGTCCTTGATGATCACCGCAATCTGCTCGTCAGCCTCGTTGCCGGCGTTGACCACGTAGTTGAGCTTCAAGTCCTTGGCGCCGGCCTCTTCCAGCAGCTTTTTGGCCGCAGCAGGGTCATACGGGCGTTGCAGGTTGTTGGCGTAGTGATACAGCGAGCCCTTTGGAATGTAGGAATAGGCCACAGTGCCTTGACCGTATGTGGCGGTCTTCACCAGCGATTGCTTGTCGATGGCCATGTCCAGGGCTTCGCGCACTTGCGGCTTGGCCAGCAGGCCGTGCTCGTGGTTGATCAACAGGTGATCTTCACGTGTGGACGGGTCGGAGTGGATCACCACATTTTTATCTTTCTTCAGCTCTTCAACCCGCGAGAACGGCACGAAGATCGCCGTGTCGAGTTCGTTGTTCTGCACCATGCGCATGCGCGTGTTGTCATCGGTTACCGACACCCACTCCACGCCGTCGAGGCTGACGTTGCTGGCCTGCCAGAAATTCGGGTTTTTCTTGAGGATGACCCGGTCGCCCTTGCGCCACTCTTCCACGGTAAACGCACCGGAAGTCACCGGGTTTTCCGAGTAGGCGTCTTCGCCCAGGGTGGTCATGGCTTTTTCCGACAGGATCGACACCGTCGGCGACGCCAATTGCGAGAGGAAAGCCACCGCCGGGGTTTTCAGGGTCACCACCAGGGTCTTCGGATCGCTGGCCTTGGCGGTGTTGATCAGGCTGAACGGGTCGCTCCACAACGACGCCTTGTTGTCGCGGATGCGCAGCAGGCTGAACGCCGCATCGGCGGCGGTGATCTTTGATCCATCGGAGAACTTCGCCTCGCGCAGTTTGAAGGTGTAGGTCAGGCCGTCCTTGGAAATCTCCCAGCTTTCGGCCAGGCCCGGTTCCATCTTGGTGCCCAGGTTATCCACGCGCACCAGGGTGTCGTAGACATTGGCAAACACCCAGGTGTCGCGGTTTTGCGCGCTTTTGATCGGGTCAAAGGTGGTGCTGTCTTCACGACAGCCGATGGTGAGGACGCCGGCGGCCTGGGCCAGGCCAGCGGTGAGCGACCAAGCGGTGA from Pseudomonas synxantha harbors:
- the mtnA gene encoding S-methyl-5-thioribose-1-phosphate isomerase, with translation MRDRLLAAENVKAIDWRDGALYLLDQRVLPSQENWVACRTVEAVADAIRSMLVRGAPAIGICAAYGLVLAARERIAQGGDWQAAWEEDYALLADTRPTASNLFWALQRMRDRLDRLKKHADPLAVLEAEAIAIHESDREANFVMAQLGVERIRKHQGNAQAILTHGNTGALATGGVGTALGVIRAAFLEGLVEQVYVNETRPWLQGSRLTAWELAGDGIPVTVNADSAGAHILKTKGVTWVIVGADCIAANGDVVSKIGTYQLAVCAMHHGVRFMVVAPSSTLDLMMATGDDVALEARDPGELLEVMGQRLKVDAINPVFDVTPADLIDVIVTEKGVVERPDTAKLARLMCRKRLH
- a CDS encoding TRZ/ATZ family hydrolase, which gives rise to MTTSAAPLDLLLLPTWLVPVEPAGVVLKEHGLGIRDGCIAFIGPRAAALKLAAKEVRELPGMLLSPGLINAHGHAAMSLFRGLADDLPLMTWLEKHIWPAEAKWVDEAFVRDGTNLAIAEQLKGGITCFCDMYFYPKVASDCVHTSGMRAQIAMPILDFPIPGASSADEALRQAIELFGDLKHHPRIKIAFGPHAPYTLSDANLEKIRVVAEELDATIHMHVHETAFEVQQAVEQTGERPLARLGRLGLLGPRFQAVHMTQISEDDLALLVESNTSVIHCPESNLKLASGFCPVERLWQAGVNVAIGTDGAASNNDLDLLGETRTAAMLAKAVAGSATALDAHRALRMATLNGARAMGLESQIGSLEVGKAADMVAFDLSGLAQQPIYDPVSQLIYATGRDCVKHLWVAGKPLLDDRQLTRMDEQQLTATAIAWGQRISGHSE
- the ubiG gene encoding bifunctional 2-polyprenyl-6-hydroxyphenol methylase/3-demethylubiquinol 3-O-methyltransferase UbiG translates to MSNVDHAEIAKFEALAHRWWDRESEFKPLHDINPLRVNWIDERVNLAGKKVLDVGCGGGILSEAMAQRGATVMGIDMGEAPLAVAQLHQLESGVSVEYRQITAEALAEEMPEHFDVVTCLEMLEHVPDPSSVIRACFRMVKPGGQVFFSTINRNPKAYLFAIIGAEYIMKLLPRGTHDFKKFIRPSELGAWSRQAGLTVKDIIGLTYNPLTKHYKLASDVDVNYMIQTLREE
- the mupP gene encoding N-acetylmuramic acid 6-phosphate phosphatase MupP, whose amino-acid sequence is MKLRAVLFDMDGTLLDTAPDFIAICQAMRADRGLEPITPQHIRDEISGGARAMVAVTFSMDPESPGFEALRLEFLERYLKDCAVHSKLFDGMAELLEDIEKAKLIWGVVTNKPVRFAEPIMQRLGLAERSAVLICPDHVKNSKPDPEPMILACERLGLDPASVLFVGDDLRDIESGRGAGTRTAAVTYGYIHPDDNPRHWGADVVVDHPLELRKVLDNALCSC
- a CDS encoding YciK family oxidoreductase: MFDYSAPPELLNGRVILVTGAGRGIGAAAAKTYAAHGATVLLLGKTEANLAQVYDEIEAAGHPQPVVIPFNLETALPHQYDELAAMIEKEFGHLDGLLHNASIIGPRTPIEQLSGENFMRVMHVNVNAMFMLTATLLPLLKLSQDASVVFTSSSVGRKGRAYWGAYGVSKFATEGLMQTLADELEDVAAVRSNSINPGGTRTSMRAQAYPGENPMERPAPEEIMPVYLYLMGPDSAGINGQAFDAQ
- a CDS encoding ABC transporter substrate-binding protein — protein: MQSRHLKLLAAATLTAWSLTAGLAQAAGVLTIGCREDSTTFDPIKSAQNRDTWVFANVYDTLVRVDNLGTKMEPGLAESWEISKDGLTYTFKLREAKFSDGSKITAADAAFSLLRIRDNKASLWSDPFSLINTAKASDPKTLVVTLKTPAVAFLSQLASPTVSILSEKAMTTLGEDAYSENPVTSGAFTVEEWRKGDRVILKKNPNFWQASNVSLDGVEWVSVTDDNTRMRMVQNNELDTAIFVPFSRVEELKKDKNVVIHSDPSTREDHLLINHEHGLLAKPQVREALDMAIDKQSLVKTATYGQGTVAYSYIPKGSLYHYANNLQRPYDPAAAKKLLEEAGAKDLKLNYVVNAGNEADEQIAVIIKDQLAKVGVTANLQKVDPTQSWQMLVDGEYDISVMYWTNDILDPDQKTTFVLGHDTNQNYMTRYKNDKVKALVAAARVEADPAKREQMYVELQKLAKQDVNWIDLYYSPYINISRKNVSNFLQNPLGRFTLEEVVKN